In the genome of Bacteroides mediterraneensis, the window GAACAGGGGCTATGGATAAATCTGTAAAAGATGTTTTTAGATATAATGATCCTGATAGTGGAGACCATGAATGGTATGTACTTTCTTCGTATGTAATGATACAGTTGTCTAATTCAAAAAAAGAAATTATCACAATACGAAGGAATATCAAATGTGATGGATTAAGAGATAATATCTTGTATGTATGGAAAACCCCAATGACGAATGATATGAAACTTAATACGAGTAGAGAGTATTACATACATCGAGAAAATGACCATAATGTAGAATTTTGTAACGGATTTTATGCACTTCTCTCTAATTTTTCAGAACTTCCTTTAAAAATAGTTACGGCAAGAAATACAGATAAGGGGACCATACTCTATATGCAGACTTTATTTGCTTTGACTTATATAGAACAAACACGTGGTTGGTCAGATTTTTTTGCAAATATACGGTCTTTTAATATTATGAATCCTAAACAGCGTATTATAGAATATGCTATGGGATATGAATCGAATGATAACTTGATTACTCCAGATAAACTTAAAGAGAGAAGAAAGTCTTTGGAGGAAGAATGGAATACTTTAACGAATGATTTTATCAGTTATTTGACTTATAACGAACTTTTCGTAGTAGGGCTAATGCCAGCATTATCCAAACAGAAAGTGGCTCTTGAAGAATTACGTTATGGGATACGTGATGCAGATTGCAGTATGGAAGATTATATTAAACGATTGCAACAATCTGTATCTGCGTTGGAAAGTAAACAGAATGCAATAAAGACTGCTAAAGATAATAATGAATATTTGGAAGTTCTAAAGAAGTACCAAATACATAAAGAGGAATATGAGAAATTTTGTATAAACCTCGTTATGGAAATAGAAAAATTGAATAATATAAAAAAACAAGTTACTGAAATTGAACATGAAGTTAAAAGATATTCTAGTTTAATTCAGGTTAATAATATTGTGAATGATTTAGATGTAAAAGAATGTCCAACTTGCCACCAAATTCTTCCTATAAATAATGGCCATCGGTTTACAATACTTCCTGAACAAATAGAAGAAAGTAAGAATGTATTGAAGATGCAAAAGAAATTTCTTTCGCCAATGGTAGATAAGATAGAAAGGTCTGTCAAGAATAAGGAATTAAATAAGTTGTACCTAGAAAAACAATTATCCGTAGAGTTGGAACAACTGAAAATGCTGGCAGAGTTAAATAATGTAAATCTGAATCCACTTTCTATTGCAGAACAATTTGAACTTGTAAATAATAGAGCAAAAATTGCGGCTCTAAGTAGTGTAAAATCTCATATTGAAACTGTGATTAAAAAACTTAATATAATTAAGGATAACTATATTTCAATCTGTGATGAAATTAAAGCTCTTAAAAATCAAGATGCAATTGAAAATCCTATAAATATTCAGCTGAATCGTTTTAAAGAATATCTTTACAAATTTAATTATACTAGCAATCGCTTATCACAGATTTTCTTCAAAGAGGATGATACAATATATAAGTATTTTCCAATTGTTCAGCATAGTGAAAATATAGAGGAAGATATCAGATCTGATTCATCTGCTTCAGATTTCATTAGATGTTTATGGGCGTATTATATTACTTTACTTGCTATAGGGCCCAACCATCCAGGTTTTCTTGTGATGGATGAGCCTTGCCAACATTCTATGAAGGAGCAAAGTCTTAAAAATCTTTTTGAGGAATGTGCAAAATTATCAGATAAACAAATAATATTATTTTGTTCCTCACAACCGCATACAGAAGAACTTGATTTGAATAACAGAAAACAAGATAATCCTAAAAATATCATAGAATCTTTAGTTATGGCTCTCCATAATTTGAAAATTCATTATCAGGATATTGATCCGAAAGCTATAATTGCTTGTGTGTAATTCATTTATTGTGGGCATTAATAAAAGCTTTATAATACAAATAGTCCCGATTGAGTACGATTCGTTTATATTCTACTTTAAATCGGGACTAATAACATTAATATCTATCTATTAGAGATAGCTTTGTTTTTTTATGCAAAAGTTCAATTATATCCTTTATCCTTATTGCTATGAGAAAATAAAATGTTAACTTTGTAATGTAATGATGAAGTTTAGACAAGCGAAAGTCTATGAGTGACATAAAAAGACAGTTTTCAGTTACTAAATCGTTACACTTGAAAATTTGAACTGAATTAAAACGATGATTTACATAGACTTAAGAGAGAAAGGTTCATAATCCTGTCTCTCCGCTGAAACCTAAGACATTAAGTAGTCAAATTAAGACAAGTCCCGTAAAATCAACGTTTTACGGGACTTTTTCTATTTATCCGGTGAACAACCGAAAGACAAAAAAGAGGCCGTCTCAAAATGAAATATAATTTGAGATGGCCTTTTTTGTGTCTGCAAAAAAAATCGGGCAAGCCCAAACTTCGCTCAGTCAGGACTTGCCCGTCTCCCTAATTTTTCGTATCTTAGGGAATCAAGCAATATATTCCAAAGATAATGTTTAAAAACTATACCTCCAACGATAATCTGCTTTTACCTCCGTGTTTAGGCGATTTTATTCCCCAGAACGATCCGGTCCGGGTTGTTCACCGTATCATTGAACAGATCAGCCTGGAAGAACTTTACCGCAAGTACTCCGTCAAAGGCTGTCCGGCCTACCATCCCCGCATGATGCTGCAGATTCTGGTATATGCCTATCTGCGCAATATCTATTCCAGCCGCCGCATTGAGGAGTTCTGCCGCAATGACATCCGCTTCATGTGGCTGACCGGTACCAGGGTGCCTGACCACAACACCATCAACCGTTTTCGCAGCAGCCGGCTGAAGGATGTGCTCAAGACCGTCTTCGCCACCATCGTGAAGTTCCTCGTGGCGGAGGGCTTTGTAAGTCTGGACGTGGCCTGCACCGACGGGACGAAGATGGAGGCGAACGCCAACCGTTATACGTTCGTCTGGGGCAAGTCCATCCACACCCGCATCTCCAGAATTGCGGAACAGCTTGAGGAGATATGGCGGTACGCCGAGTCCGTCACCAAGCAGGAGCTGCGCGACTCCGCTCCCGTCACTTACCAGGACATCACCCCCGAGAAGGTGGAAAGGGCGCTGGAACAGATACATGAAGCTCTGGAGGGAACGGATGCGGACCGGAAAGTGAAGGCCAAGGTCCGGCGCGTGAGGAAGGCATGGCCCGAACAGCTGAAGAAATACGAATCCCAGGGAAAGATTCTCGACGGGCGCAACAGCTACTCCAAGACAGACCCCGACGCCACGTTCATGCGGATGAAGGAGGACCACATGAGGAACGGGCAGCTCAAGCCCGGATACAACCCGCAGGTCAGTACCAACGGACAGTTCATCCTGAACTATACCCTCCACCAGTGTGCCGGTGACACCTCCACCTATCCCCTGCACATGGAAGACTTCCATTCCCTTTACGGCAGATATCCTGACGTGTCCGTCTGTGACGCCGGGTACGGAAGTGAGGAGAACTACCTGTACGCCTTCAGGCATGGCATTGAAACCTTCATAAAGTACAACTATTTCCACAAGGAACAGAAAAGGAGCTTCAGGAATGACCCGTTCCTGTCTGCCAACTTCTATTATAATGAAGAAACCGACGGCATGTACTGTCCGATGGGACAGAGGATGGAAAGACTCTCCGATGTAAAGCGGACGACAGACAACGGTTTTGTACAGACCATCTCAAGGTACAGGGCACGGAACTGCAAGGGCTGCCCGTTAAGATGCCGGTGTCACAGAAGCCGGTCGGAAAGGATTGTGCAGGTAAACCACAGGCTGAGGAAAATCAAGGAAAGGGAACGTGAGAAACTCCTTTCTGCGGAAGGTCTTAAATACCGGAGCCAGCGGCCGCAGGATGTGGAAGCCGTATTTGGAAACCTCAAGAACAACAAGCACTTCAAGAGGTTCCATCTCCGTGGGCTGAAAAAGGTGGAAATTGAATTTGGCCTGCTGGCCATAGCGCATAATCTTCAAAAGTAGCCTCTTAGGAGGCTTCTGACAGGAGAAAAACGG includes:
- a CDS encoding IS1182 family transposase; the protein is MFKNYTSNDNLLLPPCLGDFIPQNDPVRVVHRIIEQISLEELYRKYSVKGCPAYHPRMMLQILVYAYLRNIYSSRRIEEFCRNDIRFMWLTGTRVPDHNTINRFRSSRLKDVLKTVFATIVKFLVAEGFVSLDVACTDGTKMEANANRYTFVWGKSIHTRISRIAEQLEEIWRYAESVTKQELRDSAPVTYQDITPEKVERALEQIHEALEGTDADRKVKAKVRRVRKAWPEQLKKYESQGKILDGRNSYSKTDPDATFMRMKEDHMRNGQLKPGYNPQVSTNGQFILNYTLHQCAGDTSTYPLHMEDFHSLYGRYPDVSVCDAGYGSEENYLYAFRHGIETFIKYNYFHKEQKRSFRNDPFLSANFYYNEETDGMYCPMGQRMERLSDVKRTTDNGFVQTISRYRARNCKGCPLRCRCHRSRSERIVQVNHRLRKIKEREREKLLSAEGLKYRSQRPQDVEAVFGNLKNNKHFKRFHLRGLKKVEIEFGLLAIAHNLQK
- a CDS encoding AAA family ATPase — protein: MVHIDKINISISAHAYNDSNNIKHFGRILDFKNGLNLVVGDNTSGKTTIARCLFYCLGMEELIDGKTGTGAMDKSVKDVFRYNDPDSGDHEWYVLSSYVMIQLSNSKKEIITIRRNIKCDGLRDNILYVWKTPMTNDMKLNTSREYYIHRENDHNVEFCNGFYALLSNFSELPLKIVTARNTDKGTILYMQTLFALTYIEQTRGWSDFFANIRSFNIMNPKQRIIEYAMGYESNDNLITPDKLKERRKSLEEEWNTLTNDFISYLTYNELFVVGLMPALSKQKVALEELRYGIRDADCSMEDYIKRLQQSVSALESKQNAIKTAKDNNEYLEVLKKYQIHKEEYEKFCINLVMEIEKLNNIKKQVTEIEHEVKRYSSLIQVNNIVNDLDVKECPTCHQILPINNGHRFTILPEQIEESKNVLKMQKKFLSPMVDKIERSVKNKELNKLYLEKQLSVELEQLKMLAELNNVNLNPLSIAEQFELVNNRAKIAALSSVKSHIETVIKKLNIIKDNYISICDEIKALKNQDAIENPINIQLNRFKEYLYKFNYTSNRLSQIFFKEDDTIYKYFPIVQHSENIEEDIRSDSSASDFIRCLWAYYITLLAIGPNHPGFLVMDEPCQHSMKEQSLKNLFEECAKLSDKQIILFCSSQPHTEELDLNNRKQDNPKNIIESLVMALHNLKIHYQDIDPKAIIACV